A window of Clostridium taeniosporum genomic DNA:
AGTATCATCAAGAGCTGAAGATATAGATATTAATGTGTGTAAGGGTAAGAAACTTACTAATACAAGATCTTCTGGAGCTGATGAAGCAGTAAAACTAATTCCACCAGTAGAAATGAAGCTTGAACAATGTTTAGAATTTATAAATGATGATGAATTAGTAGAAGTTACACCAGAAAATATAAGAATGAGAAAAACAGTATTAGGCAGTTCTGAGAGAAAGAAGATAGTAAGCAGAAGTAAAAAATAATGTGAGTTCTTGTATTTAAAATAATATAAAAAGATATTATAATAAAGTAAATGGTCTTCTGGCTATTTACTTTATTACATATTATGGAGGAACTTTATGAAAAAATCTAAGTCCTTTAAAAAGAAATTTATGTTAACATTAAGTATTTTCTTTATGATTTTATGTATTATAGTATTTTTTTCATATAAAAGAACTATTTCTAAACCATTAAAAAGTAATGATGAAGTGGTTTCTGTAGAAGTTAGGAATGGAGAGGGCATTTATTCAGTATTAGATAGGTTAAATAGAGAAAATAAATTGTCTAATGAATACTTTATAAAGCTTAATTTAATGCTTAATAGAAAACAGATAAGTTTACAGGAAGGAATATATGAAGTTAAATCTAATGCTAATTTAACAGAATTAATAAATACGTTAAATAATCAAGAGAATAATAAAAATACTAAAAAGTTAGTTATTCCTGAGGGATATACAATAGATGAAATATCTTCTAAAATAGAGAAAGAAGGAATTTGTTCTAAAGAAGATTTTATAAAAGCAGTAAAAAAGTATAAATTACCTGATTTTATAAAAGAAAATTCTAAAAAAAGATATAATTTAGAGGGATTTTTATATCCAGATACATATTTTATACAAAATGGAGCTACTGCAGAATCAATAGTTAATACAATGTTTAAAAGATTTTTACAAATATTATCAGAAGTTGAAAATGAGAACGGTATTGATATAAAAGATAGTGAAATTGAAAGAACAATCAGTACAGCTTCAATGATAGAAAAAGAAGCTAGATATGATTATGATAGAGATTTAATATCATCTGTTATTTATAATAGATTAAAAAGGAATATGAAGCTTCAACTAGATGCTACTGTAATATATGGACTTGGTTATCATGTTGATGTTGTATTAAATAAGCACTTAGCAATAGATTCATTGTATAATACTTATAAGTATACAGGCTTACCAATAGGTCCTATAGCAAACCCAGGTAAAGCATCTATAAAGGCAGCATTATTCCCTAAAGAAACAGATTATTTGTTTTATATATTAAAAAAAGATGGATATCATTATTTTACTAATAATTATGGTGATTTTTTAAAGAAAAAGCAAGAGTTAGGATATTAGTTTAATATGGAGGATTTAAATGAGTAAAATTACATATGATTATATGGAAGATTATATAAGAGGTCTAATTCCTGAAAGAAAAGGAATACTAAAAGAAATAGAAGATTTTGCAAGAGAAAATGG
This region includes:
- the mltG gene encoding endolytic transglycosylase MltG, giving the protein MKKSKSFKKKFMLTLSIFFMILCIIVFFSYKRTISKPLKSNDEVVSVEVRNGEGIYSVLDRLNRENKLSNEYFIKLNLMLNRKQISLQEGIYEVKSNANLTELINTLNNQENNKNTKKLVIPEGYTIDEISSKIEKEGICSKEDFIKAVKKYKLPDFIKENSKKRYNLEGFLYPDTYFIQNGATAESIVNTMFKRFLQILSEVENENGIDIKDSEIERTISTASMIEKEARYDYDRDLISSVIYNRLKRNMKLQLDATVIYGLGYHVDVVLNKHLAIDSLYNTYKYTGLPIGPIANPGKASIKAALFPKETDYLFYILKKDGYHYFTNNYGDFLKKKQELGY